TAAGCAAAAAATTATTTAATTACACATTAGGTGAAAAGGTAGATTTTTCACCGGAAGAAAGGGAAATAATGAAAAAACTATCACACTCTAAAAGTTAGTTGAATGTTAAATTTTTCTTGAAAATATTTTGAAATATCATTTGCAGTATCCTTATCTGCAACTCCTATGCATACTTTATATCTCGGAGCTTGTGCCTTTACAATATATAAGTTTTCATTTGCACTAACTGACACTCTATCATTTTCTTTAATGTAAATATCATCTAGTGATGTTTCTATCTTATTAGCGCCAAATACAAATTTTCCTTTATATTCTCCAACTTTAGAGTAAATTTCATTACCGTAGTCTTCAATGATACTGTTAAACATTAATGCATCTTGATCAAATAACTGAGCTTTAAGATACTTCTTTCTCTTAATAATTGCCTCATATATTCTTCTCATCCCAATATCATCCCTATACTTCAATTCTTTTATTTTATTTAACACAAAATCGTCAGTGAATTCTATGAATTTTTCATGTTCAGTTATATGGTCTACTGTTATTTCTCCTATATCGATAAGTTTTGCAATAGCATATCCCATTATTTGATTATATATTTCTACTACACAATGATTATATACACTACTATACATATGAAATCTTCCTAAAATAAAGTGTTCAATGTCATCAACTGCTTTCTTTGGAAATACATATGCCGGTTTCTGAACATCTAATTCCATCACCTCAATTAACCTATCAACGTTAATAATCCCAAATTTAGCTCCAGAGTAGTATGAGTCCCTTTGTAAATAATCTAATCTATCTGTATCTATAGTTTTAGAATTAATTAGTAGTTTAGCTATTTTGTCTTCATCAGTGACAATTCTCCCTGTATATACATTTATCATAAGTTGAGCTAAATCATTCTCGCCCATAAAATTTTGCAAAACGTATACTCCAACCATCTCATGAAACTTTAATTGTGGTTTACCTTCAAAATTTTTACTTAATTTGTCAAAGAACTCCTTATATTTTTCACTGTTAATGAATTTCAAAAGATTAATCCCATATTCAAATGTATGTGAAAAGGGTAAATGACCTATATCATGATAAAGAGCCAATTTAGATATCTTATTAAAGTCTACGTCACTCTTTATTTTATCTCTTAGTTTTTGAGTTAAATGGAAAGTGCCAAGACTATGCTCGAATCTAGTATGTCGCATTGAGGGATAAACCATGAAAGCCATACCGTTTTGTGTAATGTAACGTAATCGTTGAAAGCATTCACGTTCA
The nucleotide sequence above comes from Sulfurisphaera javensis. Encoded proteins:
- a CDS encoding HD domain-containing protein, which codes for MKSIRDVIHGTIQVDEKLIERECFQRLRYITQNGMAFMVYPSMRHTRFEHSLGTFHLTQKLRDKIKSDVDFNKISKLALYHDIGHLPFSHTFEYGINLLKFINSEKYKEFFDKLSKNFEGKPQLKFHEMVGVYVLQNFMGENDLAQLMINVYTGRIVTDEDKIAKLLINSKTIDTDRLDYLQRDSYYSGAKFGIINVDRLIEVMELDVQKPAYVFPKKAVDDIEHFILGRFHMYSSVYNHCVVEIYNQIMGYAIAKLIDIGEITVDHITEHEKFIEFTDDFVLNKIKELKYRDDIGMRRIYEAIIKRKKYLKAQLFDQDALMFNSIIEDYGNEIYSKVGEYKGKFVFGANKIETSLDDIYIKENDRVSVSANENLYIVKAQAPRYKVCIGVADKDTANDISKYFQEKFNIQLTFRV